The window AGTTATAAATTTCTCATAATTACCGGAAGTAGCAATTGACTTGTTGGTAATATTAAGTGTGGAAAAATAGGTTTGCTTCAGATTAGGATTAGCTATTCCTACTGTCCAGGGAGAGCCATCTTCTTGATATCCCCAGGCATTTAAATCACCTGACGCACTAATAATCCCATTATTAACCCCGGCTTCAAGCATTACACGCTTGGCACAATCAGCTGCATATCCTTTACCAATGCCTCCAAAACCAATACGCATGCCTTTGTTTTTAAGGAAAATTGTTTTTGCATCATTATTGAGCAAAATATTCCTATAATCGATAAGATGTACCGCCTTCTTGGCTTCTTGCGGACTTGGTAATTTAGTCATAGATTGATTAAAATTCCAAAAGTCTTTATCAAGAGAACCATAAGATAGATCAAAGTATCCCTGAGTAAGTATTGATATCTTTTGTGCTCTATATACTAAATTAAAGAACTCTTCAGGCACCTTTACCGGTTTTATTCCGGCATTTCTGTTTACCTCATTCGTAATACTGTCATCACTATAGGTAGTAAATAACTTTTCTATGCGTTTTATTTCATCTATACCATAAGCTATCTGCTCATTTCCTAGCTTTTCGTTTGTACTTAATGCGAGGAACTCAAACAGGTTACCCATTAGCTTGGTTTGTACCTTAACAAGAATCATTTTCTGCTTATTTTATATAGCAATTAATATCTTTTATGTAATCAGTTACAGCATTTTTTTTGTCGTATCCATTCCAGGTCTTTAGGGTATTTCCATTTGCATCAGCCAATACCAAAAAAGGAAAATTTCCCTCAGGATTATATTTTTCAGCCAGTTTATCATTAAGGGCTTGTTGCTCTTTGGGTAATTGATTCTTTTTCTGGCGAGGGAAATCTGCAATAACTAATACTAACTTCTCATCGGCAAATGCTTTAAATTCAGGAGCATCGAAGACTGCTTTCTTGAATAAAATACATGGACCACACCAATCTGATCCTGAAAACTTTATTAAGATCATTTTGTTTTCCTTTTTTGCCAATGCCTGAGCTTCATTGATGTTATATACTTGTGCCTTAGCATATGTAGCCACAAGTATTATTCCGAGTATATGAGCCAACTTTTTAACCATAACTTGAATATTATTTATGTATGTGAATTGGAGAAAATAAGAAATAATAGACTGGAAGTTATTTTACTTAGTAAGTATTTTCCGTCGGACACAAATCTATGTTATTTTCAGATAGGTTGCAACTGATATCATGTTAAAAGAAACTTTTTATCTAAAAATAATTGAGAAGATGGTTATATATTTCAAATTCAACAATGCCTAATTGTTTGCCGGACTTATCTTGCTCCTTAATCTCTTTTTTGCCTGAAACCTCTACAAGATTAAATCCATCCTGTTCTTTATTCTCTCCAATTAGTTCTATTTTAACTGATTGTCCGTAGGTAGGCTTTATTGGAATAGTGATATATCCAAGACTTTTTTCTGTATCACCTTTGAATACCTCCTGTCCATCAACTGTAATGCGAATAGGATAGCTCTTGTTTCTCCAGCTATTCATTTTGAATGTCAGTTCGGAAATAGTATCATTACGTTCCAATTGATAGGTTATCCAGTTCTTTCCCTGTTCACCATTACTGATCCATTCCGATTCTTCATTATCATCAAAGCTAAGAAATGCTTTCTCTTCATTGCTTCCAGCTGTAGTTTTCAGAATGTGAATAGGTGTTCTGCTTACAGTATATGAAGGAGAGGAAGGTGTTTCTCCTCTGTCAAGGTAAGAGGGTAGGTGTTCTGCCTGGAAATATTTGGAGAGACCGTTTTTCTGTTTTATCGTTTTAGAAATTAAAGAAACAGATGCTGCTTGCAATCCTTCAGATGAGGCTGTTATGTTTATCTTTCCTGCATTCGTAAAGGTGCGGATTAAAATACGGTTTACTCCACATTCCACCGGAAGTTCTTTTGCCAGAATATAATTATCTTTTCCTTGTGCAATACCTCCACGCCATTCGGCCGGCCCGTCTAAACTGAAAGAGACAAGGTTATTTGCTGTAGGACATCTGTTTCCCTCTTTATCCACAACTTCAAATTCAATCAAAGCCATGTCGGAGCCATTAGCAATTAATCCGTCTGGATTCTCGTAGCTTTTTATGTGGATGGCATAAGGAACACCGGCTGTGTGAAGTTCATCACGACTGATTTCTTTTCCGTCTTTGTTGTAAGAAACAGCAACTAAATTTCCCTTTTCCCATTGTACATTCTTGAACGTAAATAAGAACTGGTAGCTTTGCTCGCCATATCCCAGAGATTTCCCATTGAGAATCAGTTCAACTTTGTTTCCTGTTGAGGCTACATAAATGTCTTTCTTTACTTGTGGAGCATAATTCCAGTGACCAATGATATGAGTGTGTGACTTTTCAATGTCAACCCATCCGTCCCACATTACCTGATGAACAAAGAAACCGTCTTTTGGTAATCTCATGGCATCAACCTCACCGCTTCTTCTATAATTCTCTTCTCCGCGGAAATGTGTATTGGAATCAGAAAAGACAATGTTTACTCCCCCCGAACTGACACGTTCACCAGTTCCCGGACGTTCACGGTAATAATCATACCAACGGATAATATCCTCAATGGCATGAGAATCCTGATTGCGGTTATAATCGAATGCATCTTGCCCTTTATATAAAGGACCTGCTCCATTCTTATGATAAGGAGGAGTAAATTCATCCCAGTATTTACGTAACCCTTCATCCCGCGAGTATTCCATTGCCCACATTGGATGGTGTGCACTTTTGTTTATATAAAGCATTTCACCTCCATATTCGGCAGTTTTACTATCCAGCATTTCGCGTGAACCAATAGCCCTTCCACCGTATGGGTCGTACATATCTCTGATCGCTTTCATCTCTTTCATGTGATCTTCGGAAATCCCTTTGTTGCCGGACTCATAAAATAATATGCTGGGATTGTTGCGATTGTAAATAATGGCATCTCTCATTACCTCTTTTCGTTGTTCCCATCTTCTGCCCGTGATGTCTTTTTCTGAATCTCCGGCAGGCATGGCTTGTATTAGTCCCACTCTGTCACATGATTCAACATCTTGTTTCCAGGGAGTGATATGCATCCATCTAACCAGATTAGCATTACTTTTTACCATCAGTGAATTACTGAAGTCGCTTAACCAAGCTGGTACGGACATGCCTACTGAAGGCCATTCATTGCTGGTTCTTTGTGCATAACCTTTCATCTGAAGAACACGGTCGTTCAGATAAACCATTCCCTTCTCGAATTTTGTTTTGCGAAAGCCTGTTCGTGTCTTTACTACGTCTACAACTTTTCCATCTATTCGCAGAACGGTATATACATTATATAGATAGCCATACCCCCAACTCCAGAAGTGAAGCCCGCTAACTTTGCCATTGGCTTTAATCAAAGTTTTTTCTCCTGCTGGTAATATTTTCTTTTCTCCTTTAATTTCTTTTATAATTTTGCCGTTAATATCCTCAATAATTGCTTCGAATGATATTTCCTGAGTTTTTCCAGTTTCATTTTTTATTTCAGACTCAGCACAGATTAAGGCTGATTGTTCTTTTACGTCAATGTCCCTGGCATAAATGTATGTCCCGGTTGTTTGTAAATTACTATAGAGTGGGAGAGTTTGATATATTTTCGGAGTTATGTGAAGCACAACATTTTTAGGTATGCCTCCATAATTGGCATTAAAGTTCTTATCGTTCCATTGAAAATTACTGCCGGTCTTTTTCTCTTTATAGTTCCAGGAGTTATCTATTCTTACGGCAATAATATTTTCTTTCTTTCCAAAGTTTACCAGATCTGAGATATCAAATCCACAAGCCATAATTCCATTCTCATGAATGCCAATGGCCTTGCCATTCAGATAGAACTCTCCTCCTTGGCGAATGCCTTCAAACTCAATGAAGACTTTCTTTCCTTTAGCTGAATGAGGCAATTTAAAATGCTTTCGGTACCATACAATTCCTGTAGTAAGTTTATCGATTGCAACCTTAAACGCATCGTCTTCATTGAATGCATGAGGTAAAGCTATCTTTTTCCATGAAGAATCATCAAATTTTTCTTGTTCCGCTCCAATGGAGTCACCTGCATAAAGCAGCCATCCTGGATTGAAGTTATATCTGGCTCTTGTATTTTCGTTGAATATTTGCTTATTTGCAAAACTTTGTGTTGGCAATAAAAGCACGATCAGAAAGTATAGAAAAATATGTTTCATCGGTTTAAGGATTAATTTTTTAATGAAACAAAGATATAGATGATTATAATAGCAGGTTTGTAAAAGAATTCTTTTACATGTCTTATTGTACATCGATATGTAAAGATGAGAAAAGAGAAGCTGGTGAAAGGGCTCAACTTCTCTTTTCTTATTCGTATTTTTGTCACAGAAACCTGTAACGGTTATTTAGGACTAGTTAAGATCTTCAGACTAAGATCCTTATTTCTTCTTTATTTATTATTTATTCAAAGCTTCTTAGTAGAGCTATTTCTTCTTTCCAAAGAGTTTCGTCGGGCGTTTCAAGAATAATAGGCATGTTCTCAAAGCGAGGATCTTTCATTAACTGTTGAAAGAACTCTAACCCGATAAATCCTTTTCCTATATTGTCATGACGGTCAACCCGTGTGCCGAGTGCTTTCTTGGAATCGTTAAGATGGATGGCGCGCAAATAACTAAAGCCAACGGCTTCATCAAAATCTCTGAAAACTTTCTCATAGTTTTCTTTATCCAGAAAATCATAACCGGCAGTAAAAGTATGGCAAGTATCGATGCAGATTCCCACACGTTCTTTGTCTTCCACACGATCAATAATATAATTCAACTGCCAGAACTCATTACCCATATTTGTTCCTTGTCCGGCAGTATTTTCAATAACCGCGGTCACTCCTTTGGTCTTATCTAAAACAATATTGATAGATTCGGCAATTCTGCTGAGACATTCTTCCGGAGTAATTTTACTCAGGTGACTTCCCGGGTGGAAGTTTAGTAGTTTTAATCCAAGTTGTTCGCAACGTTGCATTTCATCGAGGAAAGCTGCACGGCTTTTTTGTAATCCTTCCTCTTCCGGATGCCCAAGGTTAATAAGGTAACTGTCGTGCGGAAGGATATAATCAGTTTTTAGATCATATTTCTCACAATTCTCCTTAAACAGTTTTATACTTTCGGAAGTAAGCGGCTTGGATACCCACTGACGTTGATTTTTCGTAAAAAGAGCAAAAGCATTTGCTCCAATCTCATATGCATTAACCGGGGCAAACTCCACTCCGCCCGATGCACTTACATGTGCTCCTATATATTTCATTTTATATTATTTTGTTTTATTCAATTCAATAATTCTACGGTTTTCATTTTAAATGATGCTGACGCTTATAGACCAATTGCAGCAAAGCAAAGAATCAAGTCGATAATCAATAACGTTCCGAAGTGCAGATTTGTTGTATTGGCGATGCTGTTTACGGCAAAGAGTTGTTTATACTTAATAAAAGAAATAATAAAGCATAATAACCAAATGCGAGCAATAAAACGATTCCCTTTTTAAGGGTGGTTTATTGCTCGCAAAGTTAATTATTAGAGTTTAAGTGAGTTAAGCAAGACTTCCAATCTTTTCAAGATTTTCAGCAATTATTTCATCACTTAGTGAGTAATTAACCAGATCTCCTGAAAGATATTTGTCATAAGCTGTCATATCTATCAGCCCGTGACCGGAAAGATTAAAGAGGATAACTTTTTCTTCACCGGTTTCCTTGCATTTGTTGGCTTCCAGTATGGTTGCCGCAATAGCGTGACAGGATTCCGGAGCCGGAATAATTCCTTCTGTTTGTGCGAATAAGCAACCGGCTTTGAATGTATCGAGCTGTTGCAAATCAACAGCTTCCATTAATCCGTCTTTAATCAGTTGAGAAACAATTGTTCCAGCACCATGATAGCGAAGACCACCTGCATGGATATTTGCCGGAGTAAAGTCATGTCCCAGAGTGAACATAGGCAATAGGGGAGTATATCCTGCTTCATCGCCAAAATCATACTGGAATTTACCTCTTGTCAGTTTTGGACAAGATGCTGGTTCAGCTGCAATAAATCTTGTTTTCTTTCCTTCAAGAATATTGTGACGCATGAAAGGGAATGCAATACCGCCGAAATTGGATCCACCTCCAAAACAAGCAATAACTATGTCTGGATATTCGCCAGCCATCTGCATTTGTTTTTCAGCTTCCAGACCAATTACTGTTTGATGAAGTGATACTTGGTTTAATACTGAACCAAGCACATATTTACAGTTGGGAGTCGTTGTAGCTAATTCTATTGCCTCAGAGATTGCAGTACCAAGTGAACCTGGATGGTTAGGAAACTTAGTCAGAATGTCTTTTCCGGCACGGGTAGACATTGAAGGCGAAGCTGTAACTTGTGCTCCGAAAGTCTGCATAATTGAGCGGCGGTAAGGTTTTTGCTCGTAGCTAACCTTTACCATATAAACAGCAAGTTCCAGTCCGAAAGCTTTTGCAGCATAAGAAAGAGCTGCTCCCCATTGTCCGGCACCGGTTTCAGTGGTTATATTTGTAACGCCTTCTTTCTTGCAATAATATGCCTGAGCAAGTGCAGAGTTTAACTTATGGGAACCAACCGGGCTGACACTTTCGTTCTTGAAATAGATATGAGCTGGTGTACCCAATGCTTTTTCCAGACCGTAAGCACGTACTAGTGGGGTGCTACGGTAATTCTTATAAAGTTCGCGTACTTCTTCGGGTATTTCAATCCATGCATCTGTCTGATTTAGTTCTTGTCTTGACAGTTCCTCAGCAAAGATAGGGTATAGATCTTCTGCCTTAAGTGGTTGTTTTGTTCCAGGATGAAGAAGCGGTAGTGGCTTGTTAACCATGTCAGCCTGAATATTGTACCAGTAATGTGGAATCTCTTCTTCCGGGAGTATGAATCTCTTGGTTTTATTACTCATAATGTGTTCTTTAATTAGTTTGATGCTTACAAAATTATATATTATTTTTAAATATGGCGAATAAATGTTGGGCTTTTTGCATTTTTATTTAAGTTTGAATATATAGGGAATAACTTAAGAATGAAACTAGATTAAGAATCAGCTATGCGAAGAGCAATATAATTTAGCTTTATGCTCTTTTTTATGAGTAGCATCAGAGGACATGATGTGCTGATTATAGAAAATGTATAGATTATCATTCAAAGTGGAAAAAATTTCTTTTAATGCAATTAAACCTTGTACTTGTTTTTGTGTCTTTATTTAAGATAGAACAAATGCAGACTTGTGTTTTTCATACATAAATAAAAGGTTAGTTTAATTTTAGTTTTTACTAAAGGTCGGATGATGTGAATTACCCGGCCTTTTATTTGTATAATTCCAGTGCTTTTTGTTTCTTTGTAAATTGTAAAAGAATAAACAAATGAAACGAATAATCCCTTATCTCCTTTTGCCGATCTTTTTACTAGGTATGTCGGCTTGTCATAACAAAAATAATAAGCAAGAAAAAAAAGAGACGTTGGCTGCAGATAGTGTTGATTCTGCAGGAATACGGCAAATGCAGGAATCAAAAAATGAACAAAAAATTGTGATGAAAGGAAAATCTTATCACATAGCTATTCATCGGGTTGCGAGTGACTCTCTTCAGCGTATTAAGACTGAAGCTGGTGAATGGTTCATGGATAATAAAATATCTCTTCGGATAACTCTTGATAATAGAACTAAAATATTTAGTAAAACCTTTACTAAAAAGAGTTTTTCTTCTGTTGTACCTGAAGATTTTCTATCACATTCTATTTTGGAAGGCTTGGTTTTTGATAAAGTAACTGCCAGTGGATTAAACTTTGCAGCAAGTGTTTGTTATCCTCAAACTGATCTCTATTTCCCCATCAGAATTACTATTGCATCAGACGGTTCCATGAGTATGGCAAAAGAAGAACTGATGGAAGAGGCTTATTCTGAAGATAAAAATTAGAAAATGATATTTTAAGATAAGTCTGTTTTGTCTGGGAATTGCAAATTTTATTCTTCTAGTTCCTTTTTGTTAATGGAATTTTTGCTCATACATCTTCTGGATATTATAATAATGCTGAAAGAATAAGGCTTCTTTGAAAACGAAGTTTCTTATGATTATTAAAGATTATGTTCTGAGGACGTACGGTAATCTATGGACTGATTTCAATCGACAGATTGGCTTTTGTTTTTGTTTATCCAAGTGAGGGAATTCAAACGTTTTGCACAGAGAACTGTTGTTTGTATTTATAGCTCATACGGAATTTTAATTACTTCACAAAAAGTGGCTGGCAAGAAGATGATATAAGTTTCTGCTCGCGGCGTTTATATTGTTAAAGTAATAAGTAACAAGCGTGTTTTGACAGTTAAAGTAGAAAAATAAATATTCAGTCACATTAGAATATATATTGTTGTAGAAATTTCTATGTGAATTATATTATATTTTTTTTAATTATAACTAAACCTTTTTTTTACTAAAGTGTTAAATAGTTATTAGTAGGAGAAAGTGACAATCTGAATAATAATATATTGTTAAAATGATGTAAAAAATCAGATGTAATTGCTATCTTTGCACCTATATTAATTTCTGAAAAATTAGAATACTAAATCATGACGCGAAAAAATCACATTATTCTTTTATTGCTGGCTGTAATTGGTTTATCTGCATGTTCTTCTTATAAGAATGTTCCTTATTTGAAAGAGTCGGAAAAATTCACTACAGAAGATTATGCAAAAAGCGCTGTTTTATATGATGCGAGAATTATGCCTAAGGATTTGCTTACAATTACTGTTAGTACAATCACAAATCCAGAAGATGCATACCCATTCAATCTAACAGTGCCTTCTCCTATTTCTGCAGCTAAGAATTTAACGACACAACCTGCTATGCAGACTTATTTGGTTGATAATGAAGGTAAAGTTAACTTCCCAGTATTAGGATTAATCAAATTTGGTGGATTAACAAAAACGGAAGCAGAGGAATTGCTTAAGAATAAACTAAAACAGTATTTAAAAGAAGATCCAATTGTAACGGTTCGGTTAATTAATTATAAGATTTCGGTTTTGGGTGAAGTTGCCCGACCTAGTACTTATACTGTTGAAAATGAAAAAATTAATATATTTGAAGCATTGTCACTTGCAGGAGATCTTACTGTTTACGGTATAAGAGAGAATGTGAAAATAATCAGGGAAAAAGAAAATGGTCAGAAGCAAATTGTTGTGTTAAACCTGAATGATAAGAATATTATTTTTTCTCCTTATTTCTATTTACAGCAGAATGATGTAGTTTATGTTCAACCCAATAAAGCAAAAGCACAGGGATCAGATATTGGTTCGATGACGAGTATTCTAATATCTACTACTTCAATACTTGTTTCATTAGCAGGTTTAATGGTAACCATTCTTAAGTAAGAGACTTTATAAAAAACAAACACTAAGTTTATAAATAACAAATCGTATGTCTGAAGAAATTAATAAGATTGGTACAGATAACCAGTCAGAGGAAATCAATATTCAAGAACTTCTATTCAAATACCTTTCCTATTGGAAATGGTTCTTGGTATCAATTATCGTTTGCTTAGCAATAGCTTTTGTTTATTTGAAGTACACTACTCCAGTCTATAATGTTTCTGCTGCTATTATTATCAAAGATGATAAAAAGGGTGGAAATGGAACTAGTGAGCTTTCTGTATTCGAAGGAATGGGACTGCTGGGTGGTGAAAATAATGTTGATAACGAAATAGAGGTTCTAAAATCAAAATCAACTATTAAATCAGTTGTGAACGCTTTAGGGTTACACACTTCTTATACTGTGAAAGGGCGCATTTCTTCTTCTGAGCTTTATTTAAATAGCCCTATAGAAATAAAAATGGATCCTGCTGCACTTGATACTTTGCCTGGTAGTATTGCTTTGAATACGACTATAAATGCTGATAGAAGCATGAAAATAGATGGTTTGGTTAATGGTGAAGTTGTTAATACAACATTGCATAATCTTCCAGCTTTGCTTAGAACATCAGTGGGGGATTTAACTGTTTCATACCGTCCGAATACACCGATTTTGAATAGTGAGATTGGAGTACACATTAATAGACCTATTAATGTAGCTAAAGGTTACTTAGGAAGACTTTCTGTTGCTCCTACTTCTAAAACAACATCAGTGGTGAATATTTCTCTATCTGAAACTAATCGTAAACGTGGTGAGGATTTCCTTAGGAAGCTGGTCGAAGTATATAACCTCGATGCAATGGAAGATAAAAATAAAGTTGCCTTGAATACTAAACTCTTTATTGATGATCGTATTGCTGTTATTGATAAAGAACTTGGCTCAGCAGAGAAGACTGTAGAAAATTATAAGCGTAGTCAGAAAATGACAAACTTAGAAACGGATGCTGATTTGACCCTGCAAAATAGTAACGAATATGAAAAGAAATTAGTTGAAGCAGAAACGCAGCTTAATTTAGTAAACTATTTGCAGAAACATGTCAGCAACAAGGCTAATAAATATTCTTTAGTTCCAAGTAATGTGGGGATTGAGGATCCAACTTTAGTTGCTACTATTAGTGAATATAATAAAACAGTGCTGGAACGTGAGCGCTTGTTGCGCACAGCATCAGAAAACAACCCTTCAGTTGTTGCAATTAGCGGAAAAATTGATGCGTTGCGTGGAAGTATCAATTCTGCAATTTCCAGTGTACACAAAGGATTGCTTATTACCAGGAATGATATTAACCATCAAGCCCGAATGTATAATGGTCAAATACAGAAAGGTCCTACTCAGGAACGTGAATTTACTGAGATTTCTCGTCAGCAACAAATTAAGGCTAACTTATTTGAAATGTTGCTTCAAAAGCGTGAAGAAAATTCTCTTTCTTTAGCAGCTAGTGCTAATAGCGCTAAGATAATAGATGAGCCCTTAGCTTCAGATGCTCCTGTCTCTCCAAAAAGTTCTATCATTTATCTGGTAGCATTTATTCTTGGAATTGTTATTCCAGTAGTGATTGTTTATATTAGTGAACTGTTCCAATATAAGATCCGTTCACGGGCAGATATTGATAAGATTAGCAGACTTCCATTTTTGGCTGAAATTCCTAATCATGGAGAAGAGTCCAATATCGTAGTAAAGGAAAATGATAATTCTTCAATAGCAGAATCATTCCGTGCCTTACGAACTAATCTCTTATTTATGTTGGGGGCAGATAAAAAAGTCATTCTGTTTACTTCAACTCAGCCTGGAGAAGGAAAAACGTTTGCCAGTTTGAATACAGCTATTAGTTTGGCCCTTTTAAATAAAAAGGTACTAATTATAGGATTGGATATTAGAAAACCTCGTATGGCTGAATATCTTAACCTGAATGTTAAGAATGGTATTACTAATTATTTATCAGGCTTTGAGAAAGATCTGGATAGCTTGATCGTTCCTTCAGGAGTTCATCCTAATCTTTATGCTTTGCCTGCAGGACCTGTTCCACCAAATCCATCGGAACAGTTGGTTAAAGATACCTTGGATAAAGCTTTTGAACAGTTTCGGGAACAATTTGATTTTATTATTGTTGATTCAGCTCCTACAGGTTTGGTTTCGGATACATTAATTCTTAACCGTGTGGTTGATGCTACTGCATATGTTTGTCGTGTTAACAGTACAAGCAAAGTGGCTCTTAAGTTTGCTAATGAGATTATGGATAATAACAAACTGACAAATATGTCTCTTTTGGTTAATGGAGTTGATGCTGGTCGTAGAGGTTATGGCTACGGTTATGGCTATGGCTATGGTTACGGCTATGGCTACGGAGATGATGATAAGGAAGGAAAGAAGAGAAAACGTAAACACAAGAAAACTGATGAAGAGGATACAAATTCTTAATATAATGAAGAAAATCATTTTTAGATAAGATTTTCTCTCTCGTATATAAAACAGGCACAATAGAATATTCTAATGTGCCTGTTTTTTGTAAACCACCGATAAAGTACGTATTGTTGATTCTAAAAAAGAGAGAATAATCTGATATTCGGATGGTTCTTTATGTATTTTAGAGTTTTACCGGACAGAAATAAATATGATAAAGATATTCTCTTTTTTTATCCACTAGTATTTTTTCATGATTACATCTGCTTGTAATCTTTTGCAAGTCCGCCTTCTCCGGTTTCCTTGTATAAGGAAGGTAAGTCATGTCCCGTTTGTTTCATAACTTGTACTACTTTGTCGAAGGATACACGGTGAATACCATCTGTAAAGGATGAATAGATATTGGCGTCCAGAGCTCTGGCAGCAGCGTAGGCATTGCGCTCGATGCATGGAATTTGTACCAGACCACAAACAGGATCACATGTCATGCCCAAGTGATGCTCCAATCCCATCTCGGCTGCATATTCTATTTGTGCCGGACTTCCACCGAAGAGCTGGTTGGCTGCTGCTGAAGCCATGGCACAAGCTACACCAACTTCACCTTGGCAGCCTACTTCTGCTCCGGAGATGGAAGCATTTGTTTTTACTATATTTCCAACTAATCCGGCTGTAGCCAGGGCACGCAGGATTCTTGCGTCACTGAATTCGCGGCTTTCCTGCAAATGATAGAGAACAGCCGGAACTACTCCACACGATCCGCAAGTGGGAGCAGTCACAATTACTCCTCCCGAAGCGTTTTCTTCACTTACTGCCAGTGCGTATGCGAAGACTAATCCGCGGGAACGAAGCGATTGTTTGTATCCGCTTGAACGGATAAAGTAGGTTGCCGCTTTTCTGCGAAGGTTTAATGGTCCGGGCAAAACTCCTTCCTGCTCCAGTCCACGTTTGATAGTTGCTTTCATGGTGTCCCATACT of the uncultured Bacteroides sp. genome contains:
- a CDS encoding polysaccharide biosynthesis/export family protein, which encodes MTRKNHIILLLLAVIGLSACSSYKNVPYLKESEKFTTEDYAKSAVLYDARIMPKDLLTITVSTITNPEDAYPFNLTVPSPISAAKNLTTQPAMQTYLVDNEGKVNFPVLGLIKFGGLTKTEAEELLKNKLKQYLKEDPIVTVRLINYKISVLGEVARPSTYTVENEKINIFEALSLAGDLTVYGIRENVKIIREKENGQKQIVVLNLNDKNIIFSPYFYLQQNDVVYVQPNKAKAQGSDIGSMTSILISTTSILVSLAGLMVTILK
- a CDS encoding TrpB-like pyridoxal phosphate-dependent enzyme, whose amino-acid sequence is MSNKTKRFILPEEEIPHYWYNIQADMVNKPLPLLHPGTKQPLKAEDLYPIFAEELSRQELNQTDAWIEIPEEVRELYKNYRSTPLVRAYGLEKALGTPAHIYFKNESVSPVGSHKLNSALAQAYYCKKEGVTNITTETGAGQWGAALSYAAKAFGLELAVYMVKVSYEQKPYRRSIMQTFGAQVTASPSMSTRAGKDILTKFPNHPGSLGTAISEAIELATTTPNCKYVLGSVLNQVSLHQTVIGLEAEKQMQMAGEYPDIVIACFGGGSNFGGIAFPFMRHNILEGKKTRFIAAEPASCPKLTRGKFQYDFGDEAGYTPLLPMFTLGHDFTPANIHAGGLRYHGAGTIVSQLIKDGLMEAVDLQQLDTFKAGCLFAQTEGIIPAPESCHAIAATILEANKCKETGEEKVILFNLSGHGLIDMTAYDKYLSGDLVNYSLSDEIIAENLEKIGSLA
- a CDS encoding DUF4738 domain-containing protein codes for the protein MKRIIPYLLLPIFLLGMSACHNKNNKQEKKETLAADSVDSAGIRQMQESKNEQKIVMKGKSYHIAIHRVASDSLQRIKTEAGEWFMDNKISLRITLDNRTKIFSKTFTKKSFSSVVPEDFLSHSILEGLVFDKVTASGLNFAASVCYPQTDLYFPIRITIASDGSMSMAKEELMEEAYSEDKN
- a CDS encoding thioredoxin family protein; amino-acid sequence: MVKKLAHILGIILVATYAKAQVYNINEAQALAKKENKMILIKFSGSDWCGPCILFKKAVFDAPEFKAFADEKLVLVIADFPRQKKNQLPKEQQALNDKLAEKYNPEGNFPFLVLADANGNTLKTWNGYDKKNAVTDYIKDINCYIK
- a CDS encoding sugar-binding domain-containing protein codes for the protein MKHIFLYFLIVLLLPTQSFANKQIFNENTRARYNFNPGWLLYAGDSIGAEQEKFDDSSWKKIALPHAFNEDDAFKVAIDKLTTGIVWYRKHFKLPHSAKGKKVFIEFEGIRQGGEFYLNGKAIGIHENGIMACGFDISDLVNFGKKENIIAVRIDNSWNYKEKKTGSNFQWNDKNFNANYGGIPKNVVLHITPKIYQTLPLYSNLQTTGTYIYARDIDVKEQSALICAESEIKNETGKTQEISFEAIIEDINGKIIKEIKGEKKILPAGEKTLIKANGKVSGLHFWSWGYGYLYNVYTVLRIDGKVVDVVKTRTGFRKTKFEKGMVYLNDRVLQMKGYAQRTSNEWPSVGMSVPAWLSDFSNSLMVKSNANLVRWMHITPWKQDVESCDRVGLIQAMPAGDSEKDITGRRWEQRKEVMRDAIIYNRNNPSILFYESGNKGISEDHMKEMKAIRDMYDPYGGRAIGSREMLDSKTAEYGGEMLYINKSAHHPMWAMEYSRDEGLRKYWDEFTPPYHKNGAGPLYKGQDAFDYNRNQDSHAIEDIIRWYDYYRERPGTGERVSSGGVNIVFSDSNTHFRGEENYRRSGEVDAMRLPKDGFFVHQVMWDGWVDIEKSHTHIIGHWNYAPQVKKDIYVASTGNKVELILNGKSLGYGEQSYQFLFTFKNVQWEKGNLVAVSYNKDGKEISRDELHTAGVPYAIHIKSYENPDGLIANGSDMALIEFEVVDKEGNRCPTANNLVSFSLDGPAEWRGGIAQGKDNYILAKELPVECGVNRILIRTFTNAGKINITASSEGLQAASVSLISKTIKQKNGLSKYFQAEHLPSYLDRGETPSSPSYTVSRTPIHILKTTAGSNEEKAFLSFDDNEESEWISNGEQGKNWITYQLERNDTISELTFKMNSWRNKSYPIRITVDGQEVFKGDTEKSLGYITIPIKPTYGQSVKIELIGENKEQDGFNLVEVSGKKEIKEQDKSGKQLGIVEFEIYNHLLNYF
- the nfo gene encoding deoxyribonuclease IV; protein product: MKYIGAHVSASGGVEFAPVNAYEIGANAFALFTKNQRQWVSKPLTSESIKLFKENCEKYDLKTDYILPHDSYLINLGHPEEEGLQKSRAAFLDEMQRCEQLGLKLLNFHPGSHLSKITPEECLSRIAESINIVLDKTKGVTAVIENTAGQGTNMGNEFWQLNYIIDRVEDKERVGICIDTCHTFTAGYDFLDKENYEKVFRDFDEAVGFSYLRAIHLNDSKKALGTRVDRHDNIGKGFIGLEFFQQLMKDPRFENMPIILETPDETLWKEEIALLRSFE
- a CDS encoding FAD:protein FMN transferase; amino-acid sequence: MILVKVQTKLMGNLFEFLALSTNEKLGNEQIAYGIDEIKRIEKLFTTYSDDSITNEVNRNAGIKPVKVPEEFFNLVYRAQKISILTQGYFDLSYGSLDKDFWNFNQSMTKLPSPQEAKKAVHLIDYRNILLNNDAKTIFLKNKGMRIGFGGIGKGYAADCAKRVMLEAGVNNGIISASGDLNAWGYQEDGSPWTVGIANPNLKQTYFSTLNITNKSIATSGNYEKFITINNQLYSHTINPKTGYPIKGIKSVTIITTNAELADAMATPVNILGVANGLNLINQLNGIECILVDDNNKLYLSNNIKLIE